In the Malania oleifera isolate guangnan ecotype guangnan chromosome 1, ASM2987363v1, whole genome shotgun sequence genome, one interval contains:
- the LOC131155486 gene encoding proline-rich receptor-like protein kinase PERK4, with protein MASSPETAPPSDDSSSSTPPSPPTSNLSPSNSSSNSSSSPPSDSSSSPPSNSSSSTPPASSPPPSTTPPPTTAASPPPTISPPTSPPPSGNVSPPSPDSPPADSPPAGSPKANSPPADSPPVDSPPAISPPAGSPPSNSNSNPPPPTSNSAPTPPAAATTPATPADSSASSDSTTIIGAVTGGGLILIVMLIIGVVCMAKKRKRKHEPMQYYRDQSMGGPKGGEYYNSGSWHNQQPMNHVMKVPPPPGAMGQPGGGWGAPPPPPMMSSSDMSANFSGPRHPPLPPPSPGLSLGFNQSTFTYDELAAATGGFAQSNLLGQGGFGYVHKGVLPNGKEIAVKSLKSGSGQGEREFQAEVEIISRVHHRHLVSLVGYCIAEGRRMLVYEFVPNYTLEFHLHGKGRPTMDWPTRLRIALGSAKGLAYLHEDCHPRIIHRDIKAANILIDHNFEAMVADFGLAKLSSDNYTHVSTRVMGTFGYLAPEYASSGKLTEKSDVFSFGVMLLELITGRRPVDTTNTYMEDSLVDWARPLLSHALEDGTYDELVDPQLENNYNPHEMSCMVSCAAAAVRHSAKRRPKMSQIVRALEGDALLEDLNDGVKPGQSSMYSSNGSSDYDTSAYNADMKKFRKVALTSQEYTSSDFGATSEYGLNPSSSSGDSQELTQTWSHKNNSRKL; from the exons ATGGCTTCGTCCCCGGAGACTGCTCCTCCTTCCGATGATTCCTCATCATCGACCCCACCTTCTCCCCCAACTTCCAATCTATCGCCATCAAATTCCTCCTCAAACTCCTCCTCATCACCCCCATCAGACTCCTCATCCTCACCCCCATCAAACTCATCTTCATCAACACCTCCCGCATCGTCACCGCCTCCGTCCACCACACCACCACCAACCACGGCGGCCTCACCCCCGCCAACAATTTCGCCACCCACTTCCCCCCCACCATCAGGAAATGTCTCCCCGCCTTCACCTGACTCACCGCCGGCGGATTCCCCGCCGGCTGGTTCTCCAAAGGCCAATTCGCCACCAGCAGATTCGCCACCGGTAGATTCGCCACCGGCCATTTCTCCACCAGCCGGTTCTCCTCCTTCGAACAGCAATAGCAACCCTCCCCCACCGACTTCCAATAGCGCGCCTACTCCCCCTGCAGCGGCCACAACTCCGGCGACGCCAGCG GACTCATCGGCGTCATCGGATAGTACTACGATAATCGGAGCAGTGACTGGAGGAGGATTGATTCTGATAGTTATGCTGATCATCGGAGTGGTGTGCATGGcaaagaagaggaagaggaagcaCGAACCGATGCAGTACTATAGAGATCAATCTATGGGGGGACCCAAAG GTGGTGAATATTACAACAGCGGATCATGGCACAACCAACAGCCAATGAACCACGTCATGAAGGTCCCCCCGCCGCCGGGCGCAATGGGTCAGCCGGGCGGCGGATGGGGTGCGCCGCCCCCACCTCCGATGATGAGCAGCAGCGACATGAGCGCCAACTTCTCGGGGCCGCGGCATCCTCCCTTGCCACCACCGTCACCCGGCCTCTCCCTCGGATTCAACCAGAGCACCTTCACCTATGACGAGCTGGCAGCTGCCACTGGGGGGTTCGCGCAGTCTAATTTGTTGGGGCAAGGTGGATTCGGGTACGTGCACAAGGGGGTGCTGCCCAACGGCAAGGAGATCGCGGTGAAGAGCCTGAAATCAGGCAGTGGGCAGGGGGAGAGGGAGTTTCAAGCGGAGGTTGAAATCATCAGCCGCGTCCACCACCGCCATCTTGTCTCCCTTGTTGGCTATTGTATCGCCGAAGGAAGGAGAATGTTGGTCTATGAGTTTGTTCCCAATTACACCCTCGAATTTCATCTCCATG GAAAGGGTCGTCCGACCATGGACTGGCCAACTAGGCTACGCATTGCATTGGGATCAGCCAAAGGGCTTGCTTACCTCCATGAAGATT GCCATCCAAGAATTATCCATCGTGACATCAAAGCTGCTAATATTCTTATCGACCACAACTTTGAAGCTATG GTGGCAGACTTTGGATTGGCCAAGTTATCTTCTGACAACTACACTCATGTCTCTACACGTGTCATGGGAACATTTGG ATATTTAGCTCCAGAGTATGCATCAAGTGGCAAGCTGACAGAGAAATCTGATGTTTTCTCATTCGGAGTCATGCTCTTGGAACTCATTACAGGACGCCGACCTGTTGATACCACTAATACCTACATGGAAGATAGCTTAGTGGACTGG GCTCGGCCACTTCTGTCACATGCACTGGAGGATGGCACCTATGATGAATTGGTGGATCCCCAATTGGAGAATAACTACAATCCTCATGAGATGTCATGCATGGTGTCTTGTGCTGCTGCAGCTGTTCGTCATTCTGCTAAAAGACGTCCCAAAATGAGCCAG ATAGTGCGAGCATTGGAAGGAGATGCATTGCTAGAGGACTTGAATGACGGTGTAAAGCCCGGCCAAAGCTCAATGTACAGCTCAAATGGGAGCTCAGACTATGATACAAGCGCGTACAACGCTGACATGAAGAAGTTCAGAAAGGTGGCACTGACGAGCCAGGAATATACAAGCAGTGACTTTGGAGCCACAAGTGAGTATGGGCTCAACCCATCCTCCTCCAGCGGAGACTCTCAGGAACTGACTCAAACATGGAGCCACAAAAACAACAGCAGAAAACTCTGA